The DNA segment TAAGTATCTAAAGATGGGTTTGAGGTGTCTGGTCTATGGATGATGATCTGGAAAGTATCAGACGTAAAAAACTCCTTGAACTTCAGCAACAACAGCAACAAATGCTTGCTCAGGAAGAACTTGAAGAGGCTCAACAAAAAGAACTCAGCGAACAGAAGAAAATGATCCTTCGTGCAATCTTAACAACTGAGGCGCGTGAACGACTTGGTAGAATTCGAGCAGCGCGACCTGAAATCGCCGAAAACATTGAACATCAGTTGATCCTGCTTGCCCAGTCAGGCAGACTCAAAAGTAAAATAAATGATGAACAGTTACGGGAGTTACTCTCCAGAGCAATCCCGAAAAAACGGGATATAAAAATTCATAAAAGAGGAATATAAATGTCAACGCATAAATCATTAGGAAAAAAACTACGGTTAGGACGGGCGACAAAAAGTAATCGTCGGGTACCAGCATGGGTAATGATTCGAACAAATCGGCGATTTACTCGTCATCCAAAAATGCGGAACTGGCGACGGAATAAACTCAAAATAGGATGATGATTGTGTATGGCTGAAAAAGAACAGGGAAAAGAAGTCGAACGAATATATATTATTCCTCTCAGAAAACCAAAACACGGGCGAAGTTCTCTTGCAGCGCCTCGTGCAGTCAAACATGTTCGGAATTTTCTGATTCATCACATGAAAGTCGAGCAGGATAAAATATGGATTGATAGTTCGGTTAATAAATACCTTTGGTCGCATGGTAAATTCAAGATACCAAGTAAAATCCGTGTTCGAGCAGTGAAGTTTGAGGATGGTGTTGTCGAGGTTACTCTCCCGGAAATCGGTGAGAAAAAATCACGAAGAGAAATCCTAAAAGAAGAACGAGAGAAAAAGACACCGATACTCCGACGAGAAGAAGCAGAAGCTGCACCATCGGAAGGAGCAGTAAGTGGAACTGAAGATTACGAAATAGCACCAACAG comes from the Candidatus Thermoplasmatota archaeon genome and includes:
- a CDS encoding 50S ribosomal protein L39e, with amino-acid sequence MSTHKSLGKKLRLGRATKSNRRVPAWVMIRTNRRFTRHPKMRNWRRNKLKIG
- a CDS encoding DNA-binding protein, encoding MDDDLESIRRKKLLELQQQQQQMLAQEELEEAQQKELSEQKKMILRAILTTEARERLGRIRAARPEIAENIEHQLILLAQSGRLKSKINDEQLRELLSRAIPKKRDIKIHKRGI
- a CDS encoding 50S ribosomal protein L31e; protein product: MAEKEQGKEVERIYIIPLRKPKHGRSSLAAPRAVKHVRNFLIHHMKVEQDKIWIDSSVNKYLWSHGKFKIPSKIRVRAVKFEDGVVEVTLPEIGEKKSRREILKEEREKKTPILRREEAEAAPSEGAVSGTEDYEIAPTADGDVKIKKKKEEKPKEPEEQQETEEKKEEKPKEKTQKKETAADKKKEEKKSSKKQSEKSPSKKTASKKAAKKPEKKSE